A window of Proteus columbae contains these coding sequences:
- a CDS encoding porin, with amino-acid sequence MMKRNLLAVVIPALMFAGAANAAEMYNKDGNKVDIYGKVDVRHYFANSDRDRGNESGDASRARIGFKGETQINKDLVGFGRFEYEIRTNKAEGDTDSRARFAYAGFKFADFGSLDYGRNYGVIYDTNAWTDVLPLWGGDSMSQTDNFMTGRTTGVLTYRNTDMFGYVDGLSFALQYQGKNNSETNNDRTDIKKQNGDGFGFSTAYELGWGVTLGGGYSNAARTAEQKLSTAKGERAEAWNFGGKFAANNVYLAAMYGETRNMTGFKGNIANKTQNVELTAQYDFADLGLKPSLGYVQSKGKDLQVNGVNDEDLVKYISVGSFYKFNKNMTAVVDYKINLIKSDNKLGINDDNVVGLGLTYQF; translated from the coding sequence ATGATGAAGCGCAATCTTCTTGCAGTGGTAATCCCAGCTTTAATGTTTGCTGGTGCAGCAAACGCAGCTGAAATGTATAACAAAGACGGCAACAAAGTAGACATCTACGGTAAAGTTGACGTTCGTCATTACTTCGCTAACTCTGATAGAGATCGTGGCAATGAAAGCGGTGATGCTTCTCGTGCTCGTATCGGTTTCAAAGGCGAAACTCAAATCAATAAAGATTTAGTTGGTTTCGGTCGTTTCGAATACGAAATCCGTACTAACAAAGCTGAAGGCGACACTGATTCTCGTGCTCGTTTCGCTTACGCTGGTTTTAAATTTGCTGACTTCGGTTCATTAGATTACGGTCGTAACTACGGTGTAATTTACGACACCAACGCATGGACAGACGTTCTGCCTTTATGGGGCGGCGACTCAATGTCACAAACTGACAATTTCATGACTGGCCGTACCACTGGCGTTCTGACTTACCGTAACACTGATATGTTCGGTTACGTTGATGGTCTGAGCTTTGCTCTGCAATATCAAGGTAAAAACAACTCAGAAACTAACAATGACCGTACTGACATCAAAAAACAAAATGGTGACGGTTTCGGTTTCTCTACAGCTTATGAGTTAGGCTGGGGCGTTACACTGGGTGGTGGCTATTCTAACGCTGCTCGTACTGCAGAACAAAAATTAAGCACTGCTAAAGGCGAACGTGCAGAAGCATGGAACTTTGGTGGTAAATTCGCAGCTAACAACGTTTACTTAGCAGCTATGTACGGTGAAACTCGTAACATGACTGGTTTCAAAGGAAACATTGCTAACAAAACTCAAAACGTTGAGTTAACTGCACAATATGATTTCGCTGACTTAGGTCTGAAACCATCTTTAGGTTATGTTCAATCTAAAGGTAAAGACTTACAAGTTAATGGCGTAAATGACGAAGATTTAGTTAAATATATCTCTGTAGGTTCTTTCTACAAATTTAACAAAAACATGACTGCAGTTGTTGATTACAAAATCAACCTGATCAAATCTGATAACAAACTGGGCATCAACGACGATAACGTAGTTGGTTTAGGTCTGACTTATCAGTTCTAA